A DNA window from Bradyrhizobium barranii subsp. barranii contains the following coding sequences:
- a CDS encoding GumC family protein — protein MAFGRSASPRSIAPTEPAASWEASRAATAKPDSAAPALIKGSLTVTGALSFLRENGRRILTLALALFALGVIVLMVLPVRYAATALVVVDPRELRVTSEQDVLPGIGQDAAALQSQIEIAKSDGFLRPLIEQLKIADDADIAGGYTDMTRLLEKFRNRLDISRRGLTYVIAISFTSNNAERAAHYANAIAEAFVASQGRVRTEATDEAADWLKDRLKALNERLRVSEDAVAAFRFEHKILNAGKDSTTQQLRVTDLNQQVSAARARTEEARARYEQVQRDLKANVEGPVKQDLLSMLRAQRSTLNDQIAQKKAVYGDRHPDLAISYSQLADLNRQIEVERKKNIDTAKSEYEAQLEQQNALEKQLKTVETQMLVDGQALVKLQELQRDADANKNIYEQFLSRFKTTNEQRQLQSSQTKIASLAIPPMRSTRPPLALLLAALAIGSILTSTAAVAAMGSMSDGPAPAEAPAQTLARAEVAEAQVQRPAPAARQPEAMPSLPVWARIPDLAPGAVANTVWQRPITASAELDLGAYLRPLLERIDRAPVRGCKVALVLSVGKGAGGNTVARSLNRAAVNRGMMSVLIRLQPEFAGHQPPVTEWQDGSTTAGLQSIDELLSAGRKADARPEDDIRSEFDLIVVHASNLALQPDAIALAAHADLIIPVVRAGELGSAAMRRVAAALSRYNTVPTGLAVNHAPAGSVAPHPEGSALSRAV, from the coding sequence ATGGCGTTCGGTCGAAGCGCATCTCCGCGAAGCATCGCCCCGACGGAGCCTGCGGCTTCGTGGGAAGCGTCGCGGGCTGCGACGGCGAAGCCTGACAGCGCTGCTCCTGCGCTGATCAAGGGATCGCTGACCGTCACCGGTGCGCTCTCCTTCCTGCGCGAGAATGGCCGGCGCATCCTGACGCTGGCGCTGGCGCTGTTCGCCTTGGGCGTCATTGTCCTGATGGTCTTGCCGGTTCGATATGCCGCGACAGCCCTGGTCGTCGTCGATCCCCGCGAGCTGCGCGTCACCTCGGAGCAGGACGTGCTGCCGGGCATCGGCCAGGATGCCGCAGCACTTCAGAGCCAGATCGAGATCGCCAAATCGGACGGCTTTCTCCGCCCCCTGATCGAGCAGCTCAAGATCGCCGACGACGCGGACATCGCGGGCGGTTACACCGACATGACGCGCCTGCTCGAAAAATTCCGCAACCGTCTCGATATCTCGCGCCGCGGACTGACCTACGTCATTGCGATTTCATTCACCTCGAACAATGCGGAACGGGCCGCGCATTACGCCAATGCCATCGCCGAGGCGTTCGTCGCGAGCCAAGGCCGTGTCCGCACCGAGGCCACGGACGAGGCGGCCGACTGGCTCAAGGACCGGCTGAAGGCATTGAACGAGCGCCTGCGCGTATCGGAAGATGCCGTTGCCGCCTTCAGGTTCGAGCACAAGATCCTCAATGCCGGCAAGGATTCCACGACCCAGCAATTGCGGGTGACTGACCTCAATCAGCAGGTCTCCGCCGCTCGCGCGCGCACCGAGGAAGCCAGGGCGCGTTACGAGCAGGTGCAGCGCGATCTCAAGGCCAATGTCGAAGGTCCGGTGAAGCAGGACCTCCTGAGCATGCTGCGCGCGCAGCGCTCGACCCTGAACGATCAGATCGCGCAGAAGAAAGCGGTGTACGGCGACCGCCATCCCGACCTCGCGATCTCCTACAGCCAGCTGGCTGATCTCAACAGGCAGATCGAGGTCGAGCGGAAGAAGAACATCGACACGGCGAAGTCCGAATATGAGGCTCAGCTCGAGCAGCAGAACGCGCTGGAAAAGCAGCTCAAGACGGTCGAGACGCAGATGCTGGTCGACGGCCAGGCGCTCGTGAAGCTGCAGGAGCTGCAGCGCGACGCCGATGCCAACAAGAACATCTACGAGCAGTTCCTGTCGCGGTTCAAGACGACCAACGAGCAGCGCCAGCTGCAGAGCTCCCAGACCAAGATCGCCTCGCTCGCCATTCCGCCGATGCGCTCGACGCGTCCGCCCCTCGCTTTGCTGCTTGCGGCGCTCGCGATCGGCTCGATCCTGACCTCGACGGCCGCCGTTGCGGCGATGGGAAGCATGTCCGACGGGCCCGCGCCTGCCGAGGCTCCTGCTCAAACTCTTGCGCGCGCGGAAGTGGCGGAGGCGCAAGTCCAGCGTCCGGCTCCGGCTGCGCGCCAGCCCGAGGCGATGCCGAGCCTGCCTGTCTGGGCCCGCATTCCCGATCTGGCGCCTGGCGCCGTGGCCAACACTGTGTGGCAAAGGCCGATCACTGCCTCGGCCGAGCTCGATCTCGGCGCATATCTGCGTCCGCTTCTCGAGCGGATCGATCGCGCGCCGGTGCGTGGCTGCAAGGTCGCCCTCGTGTTGTCGGTCGGCAAAGGTGCCGGCGGCAATACCGTTGCGCGCTCGCTCAATCGCGCGGCGGTGAATCGGGGCATGATGAGCGTGCTGATCCGGCTCCAGCCGGAATTCGCCGGTCACCAGCCTCCGGTGACCGAATGGCAGGACGGCTCGACCACGGCAGGGCTGCAGTCGATCGACGAGCTGCTGAGCGCCGGCAGAAAAGCCGATGCGCGGCCCGAGGACGATATTCGCTCGGAGTTCGATCTGATCGTCGTCCATGCGAGCAATCTCGCACTTCAGCCCGACGCCATTGCGCTGGCCGCACACGCTGATCTGATCATCCCGGTGGTGCGCGCCGGCGAACTCGGTTCGGCGGCGATGCGGCGGGTCGCCGCGGCGCTGTCGAGGTACAACACCGTGCCGACCGGTCTCGCCGTCAATCACGCGCCGGCGGGTTCGGTGGCGCCTCACCCTGAGGGCAGCGCGTTGAGCAGGGCGGTTTGA